In a genomic window of Piliocolobus tephrosceles isolate RC106 chromosome 1, ASM277652v3, whole genome shotgun sequence:
- the GJB4 gene encoding gap junction beta-4 protein: MNWTFLKDLLSGVNKYSTALSRIWLSVVFIFRLLVYVVAAEEVWDDEQKDFVCNTKQPGCPNVCYDQFFPVSHVRLWALQLILVTCPSLLVVMHVAYREEQERKYRLKHGPNAPSLYDNPSKKRGGLWWTYLLSLIFKVAVDAGFLYIFHRLYKDYDMPRVVACSVAPCPHTVDCYISRPTEKKVFTYFMVTTAAICILLNLSEVFYLVGKRCTEIFSPRHRRSRCRERLPDTCPPYVLSQGGHPEDGNSVLMKAGSAPVDAGRYP, encoded by the coding sequence ATGAACTGGACATTTCTGAAGGACCTCCTGAGTGGCGTGAACAAGTACTCCACGGCTCTGAGCCGCATCTGGCTGTCTGTGGTGTTCATCTTTCGCCTGCTGGTGTATGTGGTGGCAGCGGAGGAGGTGTGGGACGATGAGCAGAAGGACTTTGTCTGCAACACCAAGCAGCCCGGCTGCCCCAACGTCTGCTATGACCAGTTCTTCCCCGTGTCCCACGTGCGCCTCTGGGCCCTGCAGCTCATCCTGGTCACGTGCCCCTCGCTGCTGGTGGTCATGCACGTGGCCTACCGTGAGGAACAGGAGCGCAAGTACCGCCTGAAACACGGGCCCAATGCCCCGTCCCTGTACGACAACCCGAGCAAGAAGCGGGGCGGGCTGTGGTGGACATACTTGCTGAGTCTCATCTTCAAGGTCGCTGTGGATGCCGGCTTCCTCTATATCTTCCACCGCCTCTACAAGGATTACGACATGCCCCGCGTGGTGGCCTGCTCCGTGGCGCCTTGCCCCCACACTGTGGACTGCTACATCTCCCGGCCCACGGAGAAGAAGGTCTTCACCTACTTCATGGTGACCACAGCTGCCATCTGCATCCTGCTCAACCTCAGTGAGGTCTTCTACCTGGTGGGCAAGAGGTGCACGGAGATCTTCAGCCCCAGGCACCGGCGGTCTCGGTGCCGGGAACGCCTACCCGACACGTGCCCACCATATGTCCTCTCCCAGGGAGGGCACCCTGAGGATGGGAACTCTGTCCTAATGAAGGCTGGGTCAGCCCCAGTGGATGCAGGTCGGTATCCATAA
- the GJB5 gene encoding gap junction beta-5 protein, whose protein sequence is MNWSIFKGLLNGANKYSTAFGRIWLSLVFIFRVLVYLVTAEHVWSDDHKDFDCNTLQPGCSNVCFDEFFPVSHVRLWALQLILVTCPSLLVVMHVAYREVQEKRYREAYGENNGRLYLNPGKKRGGLWWTYVCSLVFKASVDIAFLYVFHSLYPKYILPPVVKCHADPCPNIVDCFISKPSEKNIFTLFMVATAAICILLNLVELIYLVSKRCHKCLAARKARAMYTGHHPHGTTSSCKQDDLLSGDLIFLGSDSHPPLLPDRPRDHVKKTIL, encoded by the coding sequence ATGAACTGGAGTATCTTTAAGGGACTCCTGAATGGGGCCAACAAGTACTCCACAGCCTTTGGGCGCATCTGGCTGTCTCTGGTCTTCATCTTCCGCGTGCTGGTGTACCTGGTGACGGCCGAGCATGTGTGGAGTGACGACCACAAGGACTTCGACTGCAACACTCTCCAGCCCGGCTGCTCCAACGTCTGCTTCGACGAGTTCTTCCCCGTGTCCCATGTGCGCCTCTGGGCCCTGCAGCTTATCCTGGTCACGTGCCCCTCCCTGCTCGTGGTCATGCACGTGGCCTACCGGGAGGTTCAGGAGAAGAGGTACCGAGAAGCCTATGGGGAGAACAATGGGCGCCTCTACCTGAACCCCGGCAAGAAGCGGGGCGGGCTCTGGTGGACATACGTCTGCAGCCTAGTGTTCAAGGCCAGCGTGGACATCGCCTTTCTCTATGTGTTCCACTCACTCTACCCCAAATATATCCTCCCTCCTGTGGTCAAGTGCCACGCAGATCCGTGTCCCAATATAGTGGACTGCTTCATCTCCAAACCGTCGGAGAAGAACATTTTCACCCTCTTCATGGTGGCCACAGCTGCCATCTGCATCCTGCTCAACCTCGTGGAGCTCATCTACCTGGTGAGCAAGAGGTGCCACAAGTGCCTGGCAGCAAGGAAAGCCCGAGCCATGTACACAGGTCATCACCCACATGGCACCACCTCTTCCTGCAAACAAGACGACCTCCTTTCGGGGGACCTCATCTTTCTGGGCTCAGACAGTCATCCTCCTCTCTTACCAGACCGCCCCCGAGACCATGTGAAGAAAACCATCTTGTGA